A stretch of the Fusobacterium varium genome encodes the following:
- a CDS encoding putative efflux transporter, with protein MFQLLKKLFWVEYMLNPEQILGDIPTTKEVYKTSFNISWPCALETVLVSLVGSIDIMMVGGLGAHAIAAVGLTNQPKFILLAMIFSLNVGVTAIVARRKGEQDYYGANSCLRQSIMLSLGISLVMAFLGYFFAYEILEFAGAGDDVILESVAYYKILMVSIVFTALSLTINAAQRGVGNTRISMKTNITANIFNLIFNYLLINGIWIFPRLEVRGAAIATTIGSIIGCLMSIFSLYYNTNFLEMKAKVNWKFDKKTMKAFLNISGSSVVEQVFMRIGFFSFAKIVAALGTVAFATHQICMNIINLSFCFGDGLGVAASSLVGQNLGAKRPDKAIIYGKTGQRMSFIVSTALFLFFFFGRRFLITLFNSEEHIVSLGAMIMIIIAFTTHVQTSQTVYLGCLRGAGDTKFVALISFISVAAVRPILAWILCFPMNMGLMGAWVALFADQTIRYFLSKMRFNSGYWTKIEI; from the coding sequence ATGTTTCAATTATTAAAAAAACTTTTTTGGGTGGAGTATATGCTCAATCCAGAACAAATACTTGGAGATATTCCAACTACAAAAGAAGTTTATAAGACTTCTTTTAATATTTCATGGCCATGTGCGTTGGAAACTGTTCTGGTAAGCCTTGTAGGGTCCATTGATATAATGATGGTGGGAGGACTTGGTGCACATGCTATTGCTGCTGTCGGTCTTACTAATCAGCCTAAATTTATACTGCTTGCTATGATTTTTTCATTAAATGTAGGGGTTACTGCAATTGTTGCCAGAAGAAAAGGAGAACAGGATTATTATGGTGCCAACAGTTGTCTCAGACAATCAATCATGTTGTCTTTAGGTATTTCCCTAGTAATGGCTTTTCTAGGTTATTTTTTTGCCTATGAAATATTAGAATTTGCTGGAGCTGGAGATGATGTAATTTTAGAGTCTGTAGCCTATTACAAAATTCTTATGGTCAGCATAGTCTTTACTGCTTTGAGTCTTACTATAAATGCTGCTCAGAGAGGAGTAGGAAATACAAGAATATCAATGAAAACCAATATTACTGCTAATATTTTTAACCTTATATTCAATTATCTTCTTATTAATGGAATATGGATTTTTCCTAGATTAGAAGTTAGAGGGGCTGCTATTGCGACTACCATTGGAAGTATAATTGGATGCCTCATGTCTATCTTTTCTCTTTACTATAATACTAATTTTCTTGAAATGAAAGCTAAAGTTAACTGGAAATTTGATAAAAAAACAATGAAGGCCTTTTTAAATATCAGTGGAAGCTCTGTTGTAGAACAAGTATTTATGCGTATAGGTTTTTTCTCTTTTGCTAAAATAGTTGCTGCACTTGGAACTGTGGCTTTTGCAACACATCAGATATGTATGAATATTATAAATCTTTCTTTTTGTTTTGGAGATGGATTAGGAGTTGCAGCTTCATCATTGGTAGGTCAAAATCTTGGTGCAAAAAGACCAGATAAGGCTATAATTTATGGAAAAACTGGCCAAAGAATGTCATTTATAGTATCAACAGCACTATTTCTATTTTTCTTTTTTGGAAGAAGATTCTTAATCACATTATTTAATTCAGAAGAACATATAGTTTCTCTTGGGGCTATGATTATGATAATAATTGCATTTACAACTCATGTTCAAACTTCTCAGACCGTTTATCTTGGCTGTCTTCGTGGAGCTGGAGATACAAAATTTGTTGCTCTTATATCATTTATAAGTGTAGCTGCTGTAAGACCTATTCTGGCTTGGATACTTTGCTTTCCTATGAACATGGGATTAATGGGTGCATGGGTGGCTCTCTTTGCAGACCAAACAATAAGATATTTTTTAAGTAAAATGCGTTTTAATAGTGGATATTGGACTAAAATTGAAATATAA
- a CDS encoding putative nucleotidyltransferase, with protein sequence MTFLIKKEWLENFVKEMKKGFGSRIEFIGLQGSHGRGEASEESDIDIVIILDKVDIEDLKKYDEIISKMEDREKICGFISGKEELINWEKADVFQFYYDTEPLVGNIDFLVPTIKKSDVRRAILVGSCNILYHMCGHNILHEKDLELLFSLYKAASFVLQAKYYYETGRYIKKKADLLPKLSEQDGKILKIYMEIKKIENTSEGKFLNYSTELFNWSSLLIKEYKMLEED encoded by the coding sequence ATGACATTTTTAATCAAAAAAGAGTGGTTGGAAAACTTTGTAAAAGAAATGAAAAAAGGTTTTGGCAGCAGGATTGAATTTATAGGTTTACAGGGGAGTCATGGGAGGGGAGAGGCTTCAGAAGAAAGCGACATAGATATAGTTATAATTTTAGATAAAGTAGACATAGAAGATTTGAAGAAATATGATGAAATTATTTCTAAAATGGAAGATAGAGAAAAAATTTGTGGATTTATTTCGGGAAAGGAAGAATTAATCAATTGGGAGAAGGCAGATGTGTTTCAATTTTATTATGACACAGAACCTTTAGTTGGAAATATAGATTTCCTTGTTCCTACAATTAAAAAAAGCGATGTAAGAAGAGCAATATTAGTTGGTTCCTGCAATATATTATACCACATGTGTGGACATAATATTCTGCATGAAAAAGATTTAGAGCTGTTATTCTCATTGTATAAAGCAGCTTCTTTTGTATTACAGGCAAAGTATTATTATGAAACAGGAAGATACATAAAGAAAAAAGCAGATTTATTACCTAAATTATCAGAGCAGGATGGAAAAATCTTAAAAATATATATGGAGATAAAAAAAATAGAGAATACTTCTGAAGGCAAATTTTTAAATTATTCAACTGAATTATTTAACTGGTCAAGTTTGTTAATTAAAGAATATAAAATGTTGGAAGAAGATTAA
- a CDS encoding phosphomethylpyrimidine kinase gives MKKVLTIAGSDSCGGAGIQADIKTMSAMGVYGMSVITAVTAQNTQGVSKVQELSEDIIKEQLKAIFEDIEVDSVKIGMLSSTEIIKTVTNSLEKYKAKNIVIDPVMLSKNNCKLLKKEALADMKRFIGIGTLVTPNIPEAEVLADMEIKTEEDMIKAARKIQNFGVKNVLIKGGHRKDNCTDILLLENGEIVKFFGKKIETVNTHGTGCTLSSAIASLMAKENSIEESVRLGKEYITLAIENSFSIGKGIGPLGHFINIYKKSGIDFE, from the coding sequence ATGAAAAAAGTATTAACAATAGCAGGATCAGACAGTTGTGGGGGAGCTGGAATACAAGCAGATATAAAAACCATGAGTGCCATGGGAGTTTATGGAATGAGTGTAATAACTGCTGTAACTGCTCAAAATACGCAGGGAGTTTCTAAAGTACAGGAATTATCAGAGGATATAATAAAAGAGCAGCTGAAAGCCATATTTGAAGATATAGAAGTTGATAGTGTAAAAATAGGAATGCTTTCGAGTACAGAAATAATAAAAACTGTTACAAATTCTTTAGAGAAATATAAAGCAAAAAATATAGTTATTGATCCTGTTATGCTGTCAAAAAATAATTGTAAATTGTTAAAAAAAGAGGCTTTAGCAGATATGAAAAGATTTATAGGGATAGGAACTTTGGTAACTCCTAACATACCAGAGGCAGAAGTACTGGCTGATATGGAGATAAAAACTGAAGAAGATATGATAAAAGCTGCTAGAAAAATACAGAATTTTGGAGTAAAAAATGTTCTTATAAAAGGAGGACATAGAAAAGATAATTGTACTGATATACTTCTTTTAGAAAATGGCGAAATAGTAAAATTTTTTGGAAAGAAAATTGAGACAGTAAATACTCATGGAACTGGATGTACTCTTTCATCAGCAATAGCTTCTCTTATGGCCAAAGAAAATTCTATTGAAGAAAGTGTAAGATTAGGAAAAGAGTATATAACTCTAGCAATTGAAAACTCTTTTTCTATAGGAAAAGGAATAGGGCCACTAGGGCATTTTATAAACATATATAAGAAATCTGGTATAGACTTTGAATAA
- the exoA gene encoding exodeoxyribonuclease III, giving the protein MKLISWNVNGLRAAVQKGFLDYFKNENADIFCIQETKLQEGQIELDLEGYHQYWNYAEKKGYSGTAIFTKKKPIEVSYGLGIEEHDKEGRVITLEYEDFYMITVYTPNSQEELARLDYRMNWEDEFKDYVMKLDKLKPVIICGDLNVAHKEIDLKNPKSNRKNAGFSDEERAKFTKLLESGFVDSFRHFYPELTGAYSWWSYRFNARKNNAGWRIDYFIVSERLKDIMEGAEIHNEILGSDHCPVVLKLKKEF; this is encoded by the coding sequence ATGAAATTAATTTCATGGAATGTAAATGGTTTAAGAGCTGCCGTCCAAAAGGGCTTTTTAGATTATTTTAAAAATGAAAATGCAGATATTTTTTGTATTCAGGAAACAAAATTACAAGAAGGACAAATAGAACTAGACTTGGAAGGATATCACCAATATTGGAACTATGCTGAAAAAAAAGGTTATTCAGGAACAGCTATATTCACAAAGAAAAAACCAATAGAAGTATCTTATGGTCTGGGAATAGAAGAACATGATAAAGAAGGAAGAGTAATAACTCTTGAATATGAAGATTTTTATATGATAACAGTTTATACTCCTAATTCTCAAGAAGAATTAGCCAGACTTGATTATAGGATGAACTGGGAAGATGAATTTAAAGATTATGTAATGAAATTAGATAAATTAAAACCTGTTATTATATGTGGAGATTTGAATGTAGCTCATAAGGAAATAGATTTAAAAAATCCAAAATCAAATAGAAAAAATGCTGGATTTTCTGATGAAGAAAGAGCAAAATTTACTAAGTTATTAGAAAGTGGATTTGTGGATAGCTTTAGGCATTTTTATCCTGAACTGACTGGAGCATACTCTTGGTGGTCATATAGATTTAATGCCAGAAAAAATAATGCTGGATGGAGAATTGATTATTTCATAGTTTCGGAAAGACTAAAAGATATCATGGAAGGAGCAGAAATTCATAATGAAATTTTAGGCTCAGATCACTGTCCAGTGGTTTTAAAATTAAAGAAAGAGTTTTAG
- the dinB gene encoding DNA polymerase IV: MKKDRTILHYDMDSYYASIEIRDNPKLLNKPLVVGGSIVTTASYEARKFGIHSAMKVSDAKKLCPSLLVVPVNKEKYSEISKKIQGLVLRLTHKIEFIALDEGYIDISDIINLYPSKEFFAKKFRERIKYHTGLTCSVGIGFNKLSAKMASNINKPHGQYIFLSPLDFTKYISDKNIGIIPGVGRKLSSLLAKDSILKVKDIYPYSLSSLCASYGKSRGELLYSFSRGIDYREVEYKKPTHSIGNENTFKYPLNTDLEIKREFDDLFEHSYKRLIKDDFISKTIILKIRFSSNETITRSKTLEIPTDSYEKLKKVSDDLLENINLTDSIRLLGISFGNLTKKSVRQLAFF; encoded by the coding sequence ATGAAAAAAGATAGAACTATTCTTCATTATGATATGGACTCGTATTATGCTTCAATTGAAATAAGAGATAATCCTAAACTACTTAATAAACCTTTAGTTGTTGGAGGAAGTATAGTAACCACTGCCAGTTATGAAGCTAGAAAATTTGGCATCCATTCTGCTATGAAAGTTTCTGATGCAAAAAAACTTTGCCCTTCTCTCTTGGTAGTCCCAGTAAATAAAGAAAAATATAGTGAAATATCAAAAAAAATACAAGGACTTGTTCTTCGCCTAACTCATAAAATAGAATTTATAGCTTTAGACGAGGGATATATAGATATATCTGATATCATAAACTTATATCCATCTAAGGAATTTTTTGCAAAAAAATTTAGAGAAAGAATAAAATATCATACTGGACTTACTTGTTCTGTTGGAATAGGTTTTAATAAACTCAGTGCAAAAATGGCCAGTAATATAAATAAACCTCATGGACAATATATATTCCTTTCACCATTAGATTTTACAAAATATATTTCAGATAAAAATATTGGAATAATTCCTGGTGTTGGAAGAAAACTTTCCTCTTTATTAGCAAAAGATTCAATATTAAAAGTAAAAGATATTTATCCATATTCCTTATCTTCGCTTTGTGCTTCATATGGAAAATCTCGTGGTGAGCTTTTATATTCTTTTTCCAGAGGGATAGATTATAGAGAAGTGGAATATAAAAAACCTACTCATTCCATTGGAAATGAAAATACTTTTAAATATCCCTTAAATACTGATTTAGAAATTAAAAGAGAGTTTGATGATTTGTTTGAGCATTCATATAAACGTCTTATAAAAGATGATTTTATAAGTAAGACAATTATATTAAAAATCCGTTTTTCTTCCAATGAAACTATTACAAGATCAAAGACTCTAGAAATACCAACTGATTCATATGAAAAATTAAAAAAAGTTTCAGATGACCTTTTAGAAAATATTAATCTAACAGACAGTATCAGGCTTTTAGGAATTTCTTTTGGAAATTTAACAAAAAAATCTGTCAGACAACTAGCTTTTTTCTAA
- a CDS encoding putative ABC transporter ATP-binding protein, translating into MGAKRVKFENINKIFLTGDNRKVHAVADLNLDIKAGEFVCLLGPSGCGKTTILRMLAGFEVPTEGHIYIGDENVERITPDKRDTAMVFQNYALFPHMNVYDNIAYGLKLQKLPKIEVDERVHKILKMMNMEDFAERVPSQMSGGQQQRVSLARALVMEPGVLLFDEPLSNLDAKLRIHMRDEIRKIQQQVGITSIYVTHDQAEAMGLADKVIIMKEGRIQQAGSPIEIYQNPVNEFVANFIGRANIFTGKLVYKTDNKCTIDIYGVRYEVQQKVTHSIGDEIKIVARPESIVISKDDFKGRVTKSMFMGAYHEYEVMFEDLKIEISVSNPKGKKTYALDSELDFSLDIDSIHIL; encoded by the coding sequence ATGGGAGCTAAAAGAGTAAAGTTTGAAAATATAAATAAAATATTTTTAACAGGAGATAATAGAAAAGTTCATGCAGTAGCAGATCTTAATCTTGATATAAAGGCTGGAGAATTTGTATGTCTTTTAGGTCCAAGTGGATGTGGAAAGACAACTATATTAAGAATGCTTGCAGGGTTTGAAGTTCCTACTGAAGGGCATATTTATATTGGAGATGAAAATGTAGAAAGAATCACTCCAGATAAAAGAGATACAGCAATGGTTTTCCAAAACTATGCTTTATTTCCACATATGAATGTATATGATAATATTGCATATGGATTAAAACTTCAAAAATTACCAAAAATTGAAGTGGATGAAAGAGTTCATAAAATATTAAAAATGATGAATATGGAAGATTTTGCTGAAAGAGTGCCTTCACAAATGTCTGGAGGGCAGCAGCAGAGAGTTTCTCTTGCCAGAGCATTAGTAATGGAACCTGGAGTTCTTCTATTTGATGAACCTTTATCTAACCTTGATGCAAAACTCAGAATACATATGAGAGATGAAATTAGAAAAATTCAGCAGCAGGTTGGAATAACTTCAATTTATGTAACACATGATCAAGCAGAAGCTATGGGACTTGCAGATAAAGTCATAATAATGAAAGAAGGAAGAATACAGCAGGCAGGCTCACCTATTGAAATATATCAAAACCCTGTAAATGAATTTGTTGCTAACTTTATTGGAAGGGCAAATATATTTACAGGAAAATTGGTATATAAAACTGATAATAAATGTACAATAGATATATATGGAGTCAGATATGAAGTACAACAGAAAGTGACTCACAGCATAGGAGATGAAATAAAAATAGTAGCAAGACCTGAAAGTATTGTTATATCTAAGGATGATTTTAAAGGTAGAGTAACAAAAAGCATGTTTATGGGAGCTTATCATGAATATGAAGTAATGTTTGAAGATCTAAAGATAGAAATATCAGTAAGTAATCCAAAAGGTAAAAAAACTTATGCTTTAGATTCTGAACTTGATTTTTCATTAGATATTGATTCAATACATATATTATAA
- a CDS encoding putative ABC transporter permease, protein MSNLQLKINTELKNMKKVFNDPILFSTIVFILVILIMFILFPMYNILKESFTYKGEFSLIHYKNIKAMQENFIIILNTLKLGVVTSLISTAIGFFFAYGMTYVKIPFRKFFNSIAILPIVSPPFVIALSAILLLGRRGFITRNLLGIRNAEIYGFHGLVLVQVLTFFPVAYLMLVGLLQKIDPSVEEASRDLGASRWDVFRTITFPLMVPGLANAILVIFIQAIADFGNPMVIGGNFTTVAVQIYLQGIGNYDMGSATALAVVLILMSISIFITQKYYISKKSYVTVTGKVSREREKISEKNITMPIFIIMAFLTFCVFLMYIMIPIGSFVKLWGVKYDFSLEHYKYVFALGMKPIWDTTFLSIISTPITGILAMIIAFLIVRRKFLGKGFIEFITMMAIAIPGTIVGLGYIITYNTKPLVLTGTATILIIAFIMRNMPIGIRSGIAALQQIDPSIEEAATVLGANSKKVFTSVTLPMIKPAFFSGLVYAFVRSMTLVSTIIFLVSAKYNLLTVAIMNQIDVGKIGVASAYCTILIIIVFFVIGIMTYILKKMGIDSISE, encoded by the coding sequence ATGTCGAATTTACAGCTTAAAATTAATACTGAATTAAAAAATATGAAGAAAGTATTTAATGATCCAATATTATTTTCAACAATAGTTTTTATTCTGGTTATTCTTATAATGTTTATTCTTTTTCCTATGTATAATATTTTGAAAGAAAGTTTTACATATAAAGGTGAATTTTCATTGATTCATTATAAGAATATAAAAGCAATGCAGGAAAATTTTATTATAATATTGAATACTTTAAAATTAGGAGTAGTAACTTCTTTAATATCTACAGCTATCGGATTCTTTTTTGCATATGGAATGACTTATGTAAAGATACCTTTTAGAAAGTTTTTTAATTCTATTGCTATACTTCCAATAGTATCTCCACCATTTGTTATAGCATTGTCAGCTATACTTTTATTAGGGAGAAGAGGTTTTATTACTAGAAATTTATTAGGAATAAGAAATGCTGAAATATATGGATTTCATGGGCTGGTTTTAGTACAGGTATTAACATTTTTTCCAGTTGCATATTTGATGCTAGTAGGACTACTGCAAAAAATAGATCCTTCTGTAGAAGAGGCTTCAAGAGATTTAGGGGCTTCAAGATGGGATGTTTTTAGAACTATAACATTTCCTTTAATGGTGCCAGGATTAGCAAATGCTATTCTTGTAATATTTATACAGGCAATAGCTGATTTTGGAAATCCAATGGTAATTGGAGGAAATTTTACAACAGTAGCAGTTCAAATATATCTTCAGGGAATAGGGAATTATGATATGGGAAGTGCAACAGCTCTTGCAGTTGTTTTAATACTTATGTCTATATCTATTTTTATAACTCAAAAATACTATATCAGTAAAAAATCTTATGTTACAGTTACAGGAAAAGTTTCAAGAGAAAGAGAAAAAATCAGTGAAAAAAATATAACAATGCCAATTTTTATTATTATGGCATTTCTTACTTTTTGTGTATTTCTTATGTATATAATGATACCTATAGGTTCTTTTGTAAAACTCTGGGGAGTAAAATATGATTTTTCCTTAGAGCATTATAAATATGTATTTGCTTTAGGAATGAAACCGATATGGGATACAACATTTCTATCTATAATATCTACACCTATTACAGGTATATTAGCCATGATAATAGCTTTTCTTATAGTAAGAAGAAAATTTTTAGGAAAAGGATTTATTGAATTTATTACTATGATGGCTATTGCTATACCAGGAACAATTGTAGGATTAGGATATATTATAACATATAATACCAAACCTCTGGTTCTTACAGGAACAGCAACTATTTTGATAATAGCATTTATAATGAGAAATATGCCAATAGGAATAAGATCAGGAATAGCTGCTCTTCAGCAGATAGATCCATCAATTGAAGAAGCTGCTACTGTATTAGGAGCAAATAGTAAAAAGGTATTTACTTCAGTAACACTTCCAATGATAAAACCTGCTTTTTTCAGTGGATTAGTTTATGCCTTTGTTAGAAGTATGACTTTAGTAAGCACGATTATCTTCTTAGTTTCTGCTAAGTATAATCTATTGACAGTTGCTATCATGAATCAGATAGATGTTGGTAAGATAGGAGTAGCCTCAGCTTATTGTACTATACTTATCATCATAGTATTTTTCGTAATAGGAATAATGACATACATACTGAAAAAAATGGGAATAGATAGTATTTCAGAATAG
- a CDS encoding iron ABC transporter substrate-binding protein: protein MKKLSAIVVTFLLSLTTIFAAGEKETGHLLIYAGLMEDHAIAAVKEFEKETGIKTEFVRMSSGETLARIRAEKDNMTASVWFGGPIDAFVAANEENLIEPYISPVAKDIPDKFKDPNGIWTGIYVGYLGFVGNKEVLEEIGAEMPKSWADLLKPEYKGEIVTAHPGSSGTAFTMLATIVQLKGEKDGMAYMQKLNEQVRQYTKSGTAPGRMVGLGETAIGITFLHDAIKYRKEGYEDIIISAPEEGTGFEIGGVAILKNGPDQASAKKFVDWALSKKAQELGQTVGSFQFLTNQTANAPEDVKEIAGTKLIDYNFDWAGKNRKDLLDKFSTATKTTAPTK, encoded by the coding sequence ATGAAAAAATTATCAGCAATAGTAGTTACTTTTTTACTCTCTTTAACAACGATTTTTGCAGCAGGTGAAAAAGAAACAGGACATTTACTTATTTATGCTGGATTAATGGAAGATCACGCAATAGCAGCAGTAAAAGAATTTGAAAAGGAAACAGGGATTAAAACTGAATTTGTAAGAATGAGTAGTGGGGAAACACTAGCTAGAATAAGAGCTGAAAAAGATAATATGACAGCTTCTGTATGGTTCGGTGGTCCAATAGATGCTTTTGTTGCAGCTAATGAGGAAAACCTTATTGAACCATATATATCACCTGTAGCTAAAGATATCCCTGATAAATTTAAAGATCCAAATGGAATCTGGACAGGAATATATGTAGGATATCTTGGATTTGTAGGAAATAAAGAAGTACTGGAAGAAATAGGAGCTGAAATGCCTAAATCTTGGGCTGACCTTTTAAAGCCTGAATATAAAGGAGAAATAGTTACTGCTCATCCAGGATCATCAGGGACTGCTTTTACAATGCTTGCAACTATTGTTCAATTGAAAGGTGAAAAAGATGGAATGGCTTATATGCAGAAATTAAATGAGCAAGTAAGACAATATACTAAGTCAGGTACTGCACCTGGAAGAATGGTAGGATTAGGAGAAACAGCTATAGGGATTACATTCCTTCATGATGCTATAAAATATAGAAAAGAAGGTTATGAGGATATTATAATTTCTGCTCCAGAAGAAGGAACAGGTTTTGAGATAGGTGGAGTTGCAATTCTTAAAAATGGACCAGACCAAGCATCAGCTAAAAAGTTTGTAGATTGGGCACTATCTAAAAAAGCACAAGAATTAGGACAAACTGTAGGCTCTTTCCAATTCTTGACTAATCAAACTGCAAATGCTCCAGAAGATGTAAAAGAAATTGCTGGAACAAAACTAATAGATTATAATTTTGACTGGGCTGGAAAAAACAGAAAAGATTTACTAGATAAATTCAGTACTGCAACAAAAACAACAGCACCTACAAAATAA
- a CDS encoding putative glutamine amidotransferase, with amino-acid sequence MKPIIGITTFREMREKGEYNSINYGYAEAILAAGGLPIFIPIVPEGIAKEYLEDYRLDGIIFSGGADVAPRFYGEDPGLQIPGIDTKRDIMEFELLEEAVKRKIPVLGICRGHQLINVAFDGTLYQDIDTQVQSAMGHHPSNINRDELFHSVNIKKESILHDIFGDEKIYVNSFHHQAVKKLGKGLKATAFSCEGIVEAFETVDMNERFVLGIQWHPENLVNRYSEFLGIFKLLVERAKEK; translated from the coding sequence TTGAAACCGATAATAGGAATAACTACTTTTAGAGAAATGAGGGAAAAAGGGGAATATAATTCTATAAATTATGGATATGCAGAAGCAATACTTGCAGCAGGAGGGCTTCCAATTTTTATTCCAATAGTTCCTGAAGGAATAGCAAAGGAATATTTAGAAGATTATCGTTTAGATGGAATAATATTTAGTGGTGGGGCAGATGTGGCTCCTAGATTTTATGGAGAGGACCCTGGACTTCAAATTCCTGGAATAGATACTAAAAGAGACATAATGGAATTTGAACTATTAGAAGAAGCAGTTAAAAGAAAAATACCAGTATTAGGAATATGCAGAGGGCACCAATTAATAAATGTAGCTTTTGATGGAACTCTTTATCAGGATATAGATACTCAGGTGCAATCAGCTATGGGACATCATCCATCTAATATTAACAGAGATGAGTTGTTTCATAGTGTAAATATAAAAAAAGAAAGTATTCTTCATGATATTTTTGGAGATGAAAAAATATATGTAAATTCTTTTCATCATCAAGCAGTAAAAAAATTAGGTAAAGGGCTGAAAGCAACTGCTTTTTCTTGTGAAGGAATTGTAGAGGCATTTGAAACTGTAGATATGAATGAAAGATTTGTATTGGGAATACAATGGCATCCAGAAAACCTTGTAAATAGATATAGTGAGTTTTTAGGAATATTTAAATTATTAGTAGAGAGAGCAAAAGAAAAATAG
- a CDS encoding putative xanthine permease XanQ, with product MRNTSPYDLDGIPVLREAIPLGLQHILAMFVSNITPLIIVAGAMKMPSETKTFLIQCTMLVAGVNTLIQAYRIGPIGARLPIVVGTSFAFVPVALSIGSKYGYEGILGAALVGAIFEIFIGAIIKKIRRYFPPVVTGVIVLSIGLSLLPVGVSNFAGGVGTPDFGSFPNLFIGIVVLITVIFFKQFTKGITSTGSIFVGTVVGFIVAFFMGKVDLTPVKNAAFISFPTPFTYGVTFHADACLAMIMMFIVSAVETVGDMSGVTMGGANREVTDKELSGGILADGFGSALASVFSVLPTTSFSQNTGIVAMTGIMSRFVVGTGAAFLVAGAFFPKIGAILSIVPASVLGGSLVMIFAMISISGINLITKEPLVGRNAVILSVSLGLGYGLGSVPAALKYFPESIQLIFGGSGIVVSGSIAVLLNIILPLDEKIKKTLKPEKVSQ from the coding sequence ATGAGAAACACATCACCATATGATCTTGATGGTATCCCAGTTCTAAGGGAAGCAATTCCTCTTGGGCTTCAGCACATTCTTGCCATGTTTGTAAGTAATATCACTCCATTAATTATTGTGGCAGGAGCTATGAAGATGCCAAGTGAAACTAAAACTTTCCTTATTCAGTGTACAATGCTTGTTGCTGGAGTTAATACCTTAATTCAGGCATACCGTATTGGACCCATAGGGGCTAGACTTCCTATTGTTGTTGGTACAAGCTTTGCTTTTGTCCCTGTTGCATTGTCTATTGGAAGTAAATATGGATATGAAGGTATCCTTGGAGCTGCCCTAGTTGGAGCTATATTTGAAATATTTATTGGTGCTATTATAAAAAAAATAAGAAGATATTTTCCACCAGTAGTAACTGGAGTAATAGTTTTATCTATTGGACTTTCACTTTTACCAGTTGGAGTAAGTAATTTTGCTGGTGGAGTTGGAACACCTGATTTTGGTTCTTTCCCAAATCTTTTTATAGGTATAGTAGTTCTTATAACTGTTATATTTTTTAAACAGTTTACTAAAGGAATAACAAGTACAGGTTCTATATTTGTAGGAACAGTTGTTGGATTTATTGTTGCTTTCTTTATGGGAAAAGTTGATCTTACTCCTGTAAAAAATGCTGCTTTTATAAGTTTTCCAACACCTTTCACTTATGGAGTAACCTTTCATGCAGATGCATGTTTAGCTATGATAATGATGTTTATCGTTTCTGCTGTTGAAACTGTTGGAGACATGTCTGGAGTCACAATGGGAGGAGCTAACAGAGAAGTTACTGATAAAGAACTTTCTGGTGGTATTTTAGCTGATGGATTTGGAAGTGCTCTTGCTTCTGTATTCTCTGTTTTGCCTACTACATCTTTCAGTCAAAATACTGGTATAGTTGCAATGACTGGTATTATGAGCAGATTTGTTGTTGGTACTGGAGCAGCTTTCCTAGTTGCTGGAGCTTTTTTCCCAAAAATAGGTGCTATTCTTTCAATAGTTCCTGCTAGTGTTCTTGGTGGAAGTTTAGTAATGATTTTTGCTATGATTTCTATAAGTGGTATAAATCTTATCACTAAAGAACCTCTTGTAGGCAGAAATGCAGTTATTTTATCTGTATCTTTAGGTTTAGGTTATGGACTTGGAAGTGTTCCTGCTGCCCTTAAATATTTTCCTGAAAGTATTCAGCTTATATTTGGTGGTTCTGGAATAGTTGTTTCTGGTTCTATTGCTGTTCTTCTTAATATCATTCTGCCTTTAGATGAAAAGATTAAAAAAACATTAAAGCCTGAAAAAGTTTCTCAATAA